A genomic window from Streptomyces sp. MST-110588 includes:
- a CDS encoding hemolysin III family protein — translation MTSAPDAAESHKNPVTSAADAVSAVAAATAPLKPRLRGWLHAGMFPAALFSGVLLTALADSPRGRLACAIYTLTACLLFGISALYHRGNWGPRADRVLRRLDHANIFLIIAGTYTPLTMLLVPGTRGQVLLWAVWAAALAGIAFRVFWVGAPRWLYTPCYIAMGWAAVFFLPDFLRKGGIAVLVLVIVGGVLYSVGGVIYGIKRPNPSPRWFGFHEVFHSLTLAAFVVHYIGISLVAYSHA, via the coding sequence ATGACTTCCGCGCCCGACGCCGCCGAAAGCCACAAAAACCCCGTGACCTCCGCGGCCGACGCAGTCTCTGCGGTCGCCGCCGCTACGGCTCCGCTCAAACCCAGACTGCGGGGTTGGCTGCACGCCGGAATGTTCCCCGCCGCACTCTTCTCCGGCGTCCTGCTCACCGCGCTCGCCGACAGCCCCCGCGGCCGGCTGGCCTGTGCGATCTATACACTCACCGCCTGTCTCCTCTTCGGGATCAGCGCCCTTTACCACCGCGGCAATTGGGGCCCACGAGCCGACCGCGTACTGCGCCGGCTGGACCACGCCAACATCTTCCTGATCATCGCGGGCACCTACACCCCGCTCACGATGCTGCTCGTCCCCGGCACCCGAGGACAGGTGCTGCTGTGGGCGGTGTGGGCCGCCGCCCTGGCCGGCATCGCCTTCCGCGTCTTCTGGGTGGGCGCGCCACGCTGGCTCTACACCCCCTGCTACATCGCGATGGGCTGGGCGGCCGTCTTCTTCCTCCCGGACTTCCTGCGCAAGGGCGGCATCGCCGTCCTCGTACTCGTCATCGTCGGCGGAGTCCTCTACAGCGTGGGCGGCGTGATCTACGGGATCAAGCGCCCCAACCCCTCACCGCGGTGGTTCGGCTTCCATGAGGTCTTCCACTCCCTGACCCTTGCCGCCTTCGTGGTGCACTACATCGGCATCTCGCTGGTGGCCTATTCGCACGCCTGA
- a CDS encoding MFS transporter, producing the protein MAVSTGPRSTAAHPSPGPGPKSAPDPRRWWALGALVVSMLVLGFDTTILNVALPAMTAQVGADTGEQQWIADAYIVVFASLMLPAGLLGDRFGRRRMLIAGLGVFLAGSLLGTLADAPGQVIGARAVMGAGAALIMPLALSVLPSLFGPGERSKAVAAISAASALGLPLGPLVGGWLLDHFWWGSAFLINVPLVLIGILACLFLLPETKDPGAPAVDVLSTALTAGGLGALVFGIIEGPARGWADPVVLTSLAGSVLLLTGLVLRERGRPRPMLDLQLLRRRAFLWNTVAATLITLVLSGLMFILPQYLQAVSGYDAFGTGLRMLPMMAGLLVASKGSGALAARVGPRPVITGGLVVLAAAAFLGSATQAGDGYGRTALWLAVAGLGFGFAIVPAMDAALGMLPRERAGSGSGLLLTVRQFGGALGVALLGSLLAGAYTGRLDTGGLPAPAAGAARDSIVGAHLVADKLGAPHLAASADAAYLHGMGLVLLACGIAALVTAVLTAIFLPGPHAAETTDGGERTQESADARDGTVAPGPCDA; encoded by the coding sequence ATGGCTGTGTCCACCGGCCCGCGATCCACCGCGGCGCACCCCTCCCCGGGCCCCGGCCCAAAATCCGCGCCCGACCCCCGCCGCTGGTGGGCACTGGGCGCGCTGGTCGTCTCGATGCTCGTCCTCGGCTTCGACACCACGATCCTCAACGTCGCCCTGCCGGCCATGACCGCCCAAGTCGGCGCCGACACCGGCGAACAGCAGTGGATCGCCGACGCCTACATCGTCGTCTTCGCTTCCCTGATGCTCCCGGCCGGACTGCTCGGCGACCGCTTCGGCCGCCGCCGCATGCTCATCGCGGGCCTCGGTGTCTTCCTCGCCGGCTCCCTGCTCGGCACTCTCGCCGACGCTCCCGGCCAGGTCATCGGGGCCCGCGCGGTGATGGGCGCCGGCGCGGCCCTGATCATGCCGCTCGCGCTGTCCGTACTGCCCTCGCTCTTCGGCCCCGGCGAACGCAGCAAGGCCGTCGCCGCGATTTCCGCCGCCTCTGCGCTCGGTCTCCCGCTCGGCCCGCTGGTCGGAGGCTGGCTGCTCGACCACTTCTGGTGGGGGTCGGCCTTCCTCATCAACGTCCCACTGGTCCTGATCGGCATCCTGGCCTGCCTCTTCCTGCTCCCCGAGACCAAGGACCCCGGCGCGCCCGCGGTCGACGTCCTCTCGACCGCCCTGACCGCCGGCGGGCTGGGCGCGCTGGTCTTCGGCATCATCGAGGGGCCCGCGCGGGGCTGGGCCGACCCCGTCGTCCTGACGTCCCTGGCCGGCTCCGTCCTTCTCCTGACCGGCTTGGTCCTGCGCGAGCGCGGCCGGCCGCGGCCCATGCTCGACCTCCAGCTCCTGCGCAGGCGCGCTTTCCTGTGGAACACCGTCGCCGCGACGCTGATCACCCTGGTCCTGTCCGGCCTGATGTTCATCCTCCCCCAATACCTCCAGGCCGTTTCGGGGTACGACGCGTTCGGCACCGGCCTGCGCATGCTGCCGATGATGGCCGGACTGCTGGTCGCGTCCAAGGGCAGCGGCGCCCTGGCCGCCCGCGTCGGACCGCGGCCCGTGATCACCGGCGGGCTGGTCGTGCTCGCCGCCGCGGCCTTCCTCGGCTCCGCGACGCAGGCGGGCGACGGCTACGGCCGTACCGCCCTGTGGCTGGCCGTGGCCGGCCTCGGATTCGGCTTCGCGATCGTCCCGGCCATGGACGCCGCGCTGGGCATGCTGCCGCGTGAGCGGGCCGGCAGCGGCTCCGGACTGCTGCTGACGGTACGGCAGTTCGGCGGCGCGCTGGGCGTGGCCCTCCTGGGCAGCCTGCTGGCCGGCGCGTACACCGGCCGTCTGGACACCGGCGGACTGCCCGCGCCGGCGGCCGGGGCCGCGCGGGACTCGATCGTCGGCGCGCACCTGGTGGCGGACAAGCTCGGCGCCCCGCACCTGGCCGCGTCGGCGGACGCCGCGTACCTCCACGGCATGGGCCTGGTCCTGCTCGCCTGCGGCATCGCCGCCCTGGTGACGGCGGTGCTCACCGCGATCTTCCTGCCCGGTCCGCACGCCGCGGAAACCACCGACGGCGGAGAGCGGACACAGGAGAGCGCCGACGCCCGGGACGGCACCGTGGCTCCAGGGCCCTGCGATGCATGA
- a CDS encoding TetR/AcrR family transcriptional regulator yields MTSMASARTTAAPRSGAPRPGAAEPGTPKIGLRERKKIQTRKAIRRAAYRLFKEQGYEATPVDQIAEAADVSPSTVFRYFPTKEDIVLTDEYDQVLEDGLRARPAGEPMVTSIRHVTVEALRQLVAEDRNELIQRILLVREVPALRGRTAENTARDTDMVCGVLAERSGRAADDLEIRVVAAAILAALQEALMHWVTGDHDTPLEDVVDGALDVLARGLTL; encoded by the coding sequence ATGACGTCCATGGCCTCTGCACGTACAACTGCCGCACCCCGCTCCGGCGCGCCCCGGCCGGGGGCGGCGGAGCCCGGGACCCCCAAGATCGGGCTGCGGGAGCGGAAGAAGATCCAGACCCGCAAGGCGATCCGCCGGGCCGCCTACCGGCTCTTCAAGGAGCAGGGGTACGAGGCGACCCCCGTCGACCAGATCGCCGAGGCCGCCGACGTCTCCCCCAGTACGGTCTTCCGCTACTTCCCCACCAAGGAAGACATCGTGCTCACCGACGAGTACGACCAGGTGCTGGAGGACGGGCTCCGGGCCCGGCCGGCCGGCGAGCCGATGGTGACCTCCATCCGGCACGTCACCGTCGAGGCGCTGCGGCAGCTCGTCGCGGAGGACCGCAACGAGCTGATCCAGCGCATCCTGCTCGTACGGGAGGTGCCGGCCCTCCGGGGCCGTACGGCCGAGAACACCGCCCGCGACACGGACATGGTCTGCGGCGTGCTGGCGGAGCGCTCCGGCCGCGCCGCCGACGATTTGGAGATCCGGGTCGTCGCGGCGGCGATCCTGGCCGCCCTCCAGGAGGCGCTGATGCACTGGGTCACCGGCGACCACGACACGCCACTGGAAGACGTCGTCGACGGGGCCTTGGACGTCCTTGCCCGCGGCCTCACTCTCTGA
- a CDS encoding thioredoxin domain-containing protein — translation MNRLAGVTSPYLLQHAENPVDWWPWGAEAFEEARRRDVPVLLSVGYSACHWCHVMAHESFEDPVTAEVLNEHFVSVKVDREERPDVDAVYMEAVQAATGQGGWPMTVFLTPDAEPFYFGTYFPPEPRHGMPSFRQILEGVRSAWADRRDEVGEVAGRIVADLAGRSLSAPLSGAASRQPGPEELHAALMGLTREFDAVRGGFGGAPKFPPSMVLEFLLRHHARTGSEGALQMVQATCEAMARGGVYDQLGGGFARYSVDASWIVPHFEKMLYDNALLCRTYAHLWRATGSDLARRVALETADFMVRELRTEQGGFSSALDADSDDGTGSGRHAEGAYYVWRPEQLRAVLGERDAGLAAHYFGVTDEGTFEEGASVLQLPDTDGLFDAERLASIKERLLAARTERPRPGRDDKIVAAWNGLAIAALAETGAYFDRPDLVQAATDAADLLVRVHMDGQGRLHRTSRDGVAGANAGVLEDYADVAEGFLALASVTGEGVWVDFAGLLLDTVLIRFASEDGSLYDTADDAETLIRRPQDPTDNAAPSGWTAAAGALLSYAAMTGSGPHRDAAERALTVVTALAGRAPRFIGWGLAVAEAALDGPREVAVVGPDGDPATRTLHRAALLGTAPGAVVALGQPGAPEVPLLMDRPLVDGRPAAYVCRNFTCERPTTDPGELTARLTP, via the coding sequence ATGAACCGGCTGGCTGGTGTGACCTCGCCTTATCTGCTTCAGCATGCCGAGAACCCCGTCGACTGGTGGCCGTGGGGAGCGGAGGCTTTCGAGGAGGCCCGGCGGCGCGATGTGCCCGTGCTGCTGTCGGTCGGTTACTCCGCGTGTCATTGGTGTCATGTGATGGCGCACGAGAGTTTCGAGGATCCGGTGACGGCCGAGGTGCTCAATGAGCACTTCGTGTCGGTGAAGGTGGACCGGGAGGAGCGGCCGGACGTCGACGCCGTCTACATGGAGGCCGTGCAGGCGGCCACCGGGCAGGGCGGCTGGCCCATGACGGTCTTCCTCACGCCCGATGCGGAGCCGTTCTACTTCGGTACGTACTTCCCGCCCGAGCCGCGCCACGGCATGCCGTCCTTCCGGCAGATCCTGGAGGGTGTACGCAGCGCCTGGGCGGACCGCCGTGACGAGGTGGGCGAGGTCGCCGGGCGGATCGTGGCCGACCTGGCGGGGCGCTCGCTGTCCGCTCCGCTGTCGGGGGCGGCGTCGCGGCAGCCGGGGCCCGAGGAACTGCACGCCGCCCTCATGGGGCTGACCCGCGAATTCGACGCGGTGCGTGGCGGGTTCGGCGGCGCGCCCAAGTTCCCGCCGTCCATGGTCCTGGAGTTCCTGCTGCGCCACCATGCGCGTACGGGGTCCGAGGGTGCCCTCCAGATGGTGCAGGCGACCTGTGAGGCGATGGCCCGCGGCGGTGTCTACGACCAGCTCGGCGGGGGGTTCGCCCGCTATTCGGTGGATGCGTCCTGGATTGTCCCGCACTTCGAGAAAATGCTCTATGACAACGCGCTGCTGTGCCGTACGTACGCGCATCTGTGGCGGGCCACCGGATCGGACCTCGCCCGGCGGGTGGCCCTGGAGACCGCCGACTTCATGGTGCGCGAACTCCGTACCGAGCAGGGAGGTTTCTCCTCCGCGCTGGACGCGGACAGCGACGACGGCACGGGCAGCGGCAGGCACGCCGAGGGCGCGTACTACGTGTGGAGGCCCGAGCAACTGCGTGCCGTCCTCGGTGAGCGGGACGCCGGGCTCGCCGCCCACTACTTCGGCGTGACGGACGAGGGCACCTTCGAGGAGGGTGCCTCGGTCCTCCAGCTCCCGGACACCGATGGCCTGTTCGACGCCGAGCGGCTGGCCTCCATCAAGGAGCGGCTGCTGGCGGCCCGTACGGAACGTCCGCGCCCCGGCCGCGACGACAAGATCGTCGCGGCCTGGAACGGGCTGGCCATCGCGGCCCTGGCCGAGACCGGCGCCTACTTCGACCGGCCGGACCTCGTACAAGCCGCGACGGACGCCGCCGACCTGCTCGTACGCGTCCACATGGACGGACAGGGCCGGCTGCACCGCACCTCCCGGGACGGCGTGGCCGGCGCCAACGCCGGTGTCCTGGAGGACTACGCGGACGTCGCCGAAGGCTTCCTGGCGCTCGCCTCGGTCACCGGCGAGGGCGTATGGGTGGACTTCGCGGGGCTTCTCCTGGACACCGTACTCATCCGTTTCGCCAGCGAGGACGGCTCGCTGTACGACACGGCGGACGACGCGGAGACACTGATCCGCCGGCCCCAGGACCCGACCGACAACGCCGCGCCCTCCGGGTGGACGGCGGCGGCCGGTGCCCTTCTGTCGTACGCGGCGATGACCGGGAGCGGCCCGCACCGGGACGCCGCCGAGCGGGCCCTGACGGTGGTCACGGCGCTGGCCGGCCGGGCCCCGCGCTTCATCGGATGGGGGCTGGCGGTCGCCGAGGCCGCGCTCGACGGGCCGCGCGAGGTCGCGGTCGTCGGCCCCGACGGCGACCCGGCCACCCGGACGCTGCACCGCGCCGCCCTCCTGGGTACGGCCCCGGGCGCGGTCGTCGCCCTCGGGCAGCCCGGGGCGCCGGAGGTTCCGCTGCTCATGGACCGCCCGCTGGTCGACGGCCGCCCGGCGGCATATGTGTGCCGCAACTTCACCTGTGAGCGGCCCACCACCGATCCCGGGGAGCTGACCGCCCGCCTTACGCCCTGA
- a CDS encoding Uma2 family endonuclease: protein MVAPAWMHTQISAERYDSWSEEQCAGIEIVDGMVVVSPSASKRHNRLARILANALDTAAGPDWNADTDFDVRLQDAPLTNRRPDVTVYRAETIDLAPTRPEHVLLVVEVVLPGSETTDRIVKVDQYAKPGIPFYWRVEQAATGVPIIYTYVLDPATKAYRDGEMFTGTVKATAPFSVAVDLGVT, encoded by the coding sequence ATGGTGGCGCCTGCGTGGATGCACACCCAGATCAGCGCGGAGCGGTACGACTCCTGGTCCGAGGAGCAGTGTGCCGGCATTGAGATCGTGGACGGAATGGTCGTCGTGAGCCCGAGCGCCTCGAAGCGGCACAACCGGCTGGCCCGGATCCTGGCCAATGCCCTGGACACCGCCGCAGGCCCGGACTGGAACGCCGATACGGACTTCGACGTCCGCCTGCAGGACGCTCCCCTGACCAATCGCCGTCCGGATGTCACCGTCTACCGTGCGGAGACCATCGACCTCGCGCCCACCCGCCCCGAGCACGTGCTCCTGGTCGTCGAGGTCGTGTTGCCCGGCTCGGAGACCACCGATCGGATCGTGAAGGTGGACCAGTACGCCAAGCCCGGCATCCCCTTCTACTGGCGGGTCGAGCAGGCCGCCACTGGCGTCCCGATCATCTACACCTATGTTCTCGATCCCGCCACCAAGGCTTACCGGGACGGTGAGATGTTCACGGGCACAGTGAAGGCCACCGCGCCTTTCTCCGTAGCGGTCGACCTTGGGGTCACGTAA
- a CDS encoding tetratricopeptide repeat protein: MPGSLTVLRDGHRAEAEGLLARAVEEEVRRSAGRVDREVLLARGRAALEELAGSAAEEYGAYVRALDEAAAGRRTLSERLSRKELGTPAVVTAVAALAAFGTDLAYGTGAGAALGVGAVVVVAGATATLVKLTAGYWPAAHQQAGMRGQPGGPEQLRLQWLTALEVRGIRPFLDQQRMLTAAARGGGSSAKSGAPATKRMTQWRGVDRSAAARQRSVLEQSFDHLPLPVGPFAGRREHLTRIARWVHAARASTATRPTVVVLHGEPGSGRTALAVRAAHQLRDQFRGACMVDLRGDTPGEAPLSTRDALLQLLDRLGAPREQLLFRERPSQEQHVKRLTELYHQHVTGVPVTVLLDDASDPAQVRLLVPDRSDSLVLVTAREPMELPEDLQAWVHQLPVDGLDPAGTEELLRAAADASRAETADAWDPGALERIAELCGGLPLALRVAGSSLGLRTPAALATALDAYGPTAPVERALRLRYTDQSQTARRLLRRLALVGRASLGTAAAAALLGVQEDEAERQLTTLAAAGLIERVRNDRYRLHTLVHRFAHARLVDEEEPGERSTAQERLIRSYAELADSVIRLVDGRTSTRADRFGSHGFTSLDAALQWLDDETGFITSALRHADQDVDQAAVSHLLGALADYCLLRGDLYQLGELSELTKAADQGLLVRSVRWRTGVAARQLGELSTARTTLSSVVDLYFQAQHPAGAARALRDLGITLQQQGNLTEAAARLREALAMQTEEELQGDRAWTLHALAAVERDRARIQEALALLREALELHARSESLHGQAWAHFQLGQVYLRMGVVPAAEREFHSAMDLYGRTHDERGEAWATTQLARARLVDGDPAPAAERLRQALPLHRRLEDARGEAWTLYYLGQSLEERGDQDAALRHLERSRTMFSRMQDGYGLACARHHSGRVTRDLRAAQTGSLRNSGFARQLLQDARKDFHRIGVPHGEAWSCLELVIIDAGNGRAAQALELADEAARIFAGYGDRRGEDWARFLRCTLLPFASPGGSVVGTAVAREELEQLAQEEHESRDSKLEDCAQALRLLLEHGVEPETGWQAWQLGMVPNRHAREVMGVSISPPSP; the protein is encoded by the coding sequence ATGCCGGGCTCACTGACTGTCCTGCGTGACGGTCATCGGGCGGAAGCGGAAGGGCTGTTGGCGCGAGCCGTCGAAGAAGAAGTACGGCGTTCGGCCGGACGGGTGGACAGGGAGGTGCTGCTCGCCCGGGGGCGCGCGGCGCTGGAGGAGCTGGCGGGATCCGCGGCGGAGGAGTACGGCGCGTACGTCCGGGCGCTGGACGAGGCGGCGGCCGGGCGGCGGACGCTGTCCGAGCGGCTGTCGCGCAAGGAGCTGGGGACGCCCGCGGTGGTGACGGCCGTGGCGGCGCTCGCGGCGTTCGGTACGGACCTGGCGTACGGCACGGGAGCCGGCGCGGCCCTTGGGGTGGGGGCCGTCGTGGTGGTGGCGGGGGCCACGGCCACGCTGGTGAAGCTGACGGCGGGCTACTGGCCGGCGGCGCACCAGCAGGCGGGGATGCGCGGGCAGCCGGGCGGGCCGGAGCAGTTACGGCTCCAGTGGCTGACGGCGCTGGAGGTACGCGGCATCCGGCCGTTCCTGGATCAGCAGCGGATGCTGACGGCGGCGGCCCGGGGCGGCGGATCGTCCGCCAAGAGCGGCGCGCCGGCCACCAAACGGATGACGCAGTGGCGCGGCGTGGACCGCAGTGCGGCGGCCCGTCAGCGCTCCGTACTGGAGCAGTCCTTCGACCATCTTCCGCTGCCCGTCGGGCCGTTCGCGGGGCGGCGGGAGCACCTGACGCGGATCGCCCGGTGGGTGCACGCCGCGCGGGCCAGTACGGCGACCCGCCCGACGGTGGTGGTGCTGCACGGCGAGCCGGGCTCGGGCCGCACCGCGCTGGCCGTGCGGGCGGCGCACCAGCTCCGGGACCAGTTCCGTGGCGCGTGCATGGTGGATCTGCGCGGGGACACCCCCGGCGAGGCGCCGCTGTCGACCAGGGACGCGTTGTTGCAGTTGCTCGACCGGCTGGGCGCGCCGCGTGAGCAGTTGCTGTTCCGCGAGCGGCCCTCCCAGGAGCAGCACGTCAAACGGCTGACCGAGCTGTATCACCAGCACGTGACAGGGGTGCCGGTGACGGTCCTGCTGGACGACGCCTCCGACCCCGCGCAGGTGCGCCTGCTGGTGCCGGACCGCTCCGACAGCCTGGTGCTGGTCACCGCCCGCGAACCCATGGAGCTGCCCGAGGACCTCCAGGCGTGGGTGCATCAGCTCCCGGTGGACGGCCTGGACCCGGCGGGGACCGAGGAACTGCTGCGCGCGGCGGCCGACGCGTCCCGGGCCGAGACGGCCGACGCCTGGGACCCCGGGGCGCTGGAGCGGATCGCCGAACTGTGTGGCGGGCTGCCGCTGGCCCTGCGGGTGGCGGGTTCCTCCCTCGGGCTGCGCACTCCCGCCGCGCTGGCCACGGCCCTGGACGCGTACGGGCCGACCGCCCCGGTGGAGCGGGCGCTGCGGCTGCGCTACACGGACCAGTCGCAGACGGCCCGGCGGCTGCTGCGCCGGCTGGCGCTGGTGGGGCGGGCCAGTCTGGGGACCGCCGCGGCGGCGGCGCTGCTGGGCGTCCAGGAGGACGAGGCCGAACGGCAACTGACGACGCTGGCGGCGGCCGGGCTGATCGAGCGGGTGCGCAACGACCGCTACCGGCTGCACACCCTCGTGCACCGTTTCGCCCACGCCCGGCTGGTGGACGAGGAGGAACCGGGCGAGCGGAGCACCGCCCAGGAGCGGCTGATCCGCAGCTACGCGGAGCTGGCGGACTCCGTGATCCGGCTCGTGGACGGCCGGACCTCCACCCGCGCCGACCGCTTCGGCTCGCACGGCTTCACGTCGCTGGACGCGGCCCTCCAGTGGCTGGACGACGAGACCGGCTTCATCACTTCCGCGCTGCGCCACGCCGACCAGGACGTGGACCAGGCAGCGGTCTCCCATCTGCTGGGCGCGCTGGCCGACTACTGCCTGCTGCGCGGGGACCTGTATCAGCTCGGTGAGCTGAGCGAGCTGACCAAGGCGGCCGATCAGGGCCTGCTCGTACGGTCCGTGCGGTGGCGTACGGGCGTGGCGGCCCGCCAACTGGGCGAACTGTCCACGGCCCGTACGACGCTCTCCTCGGTGGTCGACCTGTACTTCCAGGCGCAGCACCCGGCCGGTGCCGCCCGCGCCCTGCGGGACCTGGGCATCACGCTCCAGCAGCAGGGCAATCTGACCGAGGCGGCGGCCAGGCTGCGCGAGGCGCTGGCGATGCAGACGGAGGAGGAGCTGCAAGGCGACCGGGCGTGGACGCTGCACGCCCTGGCGGCGGTGGAACGGGACCGTGCGCGGATCCAGGAGGCGCTGGCGCTGCTGCGCGAGGCGCTGGAGCTGCACGCCCGCAGCGAGAGCCTGCACGGCCAGGCGTGGGCGCACTTCCAGCTCGGGCAGGTGTATCTGCGGATGGGTGTGGTGCCGGCGGCCGAGCGGGAGTTCCACTCGGCGATGGATCTGTACGGCCGTACGCACGACGAGCGGGGCGAGGCGTGGGCGACGACCCAGTTGGCCCGGGCCCGTTTGGTGGACGGTGATCCGGCTCCGGCCGCCGAGCGGCTGCGCCAGGCGCTGCCGCTGCACCGGCGGCTCGAAGACGCGCGGGGCGAGGCGTGGACGCTGTACTACCTGGGCCAGTCGCTGGAGGAGCGCGGTGACCAGGACGCGGCGCTGCGGCACCTGGAGCGGTCGCGGACGATGTTCAGCCGGATGCAGGACGGTTACGGGCTGGCCTGTGCCCGGCACCACTCGGGCCGGGTCACCCGTGATCTGCGGGCCGCACAGACCGGCTCGCTGCGCAACAGCGGATTCGCCCGGCAGCTCCTCCAGGACGCCCGCAAGGACTTCCACCGCATCGGCGTGCCGCACGGCGAGGCGTGGTCCTGTCTGGAGTTGGTGATCATCGACGCGGGGAACGGGCGGGCGGCGCAGGCCCTGGAGCTGGCGGACGAGGCGGCGCGGATCTTCGCCGGGTACGGCGACCGGCGCGGCGAGGACTGGGCCCGCTTCCTGCGCTGCACCCTCCTGCCGTTCGCCTCACCGGGCGGTTCGGTGGTCGGCACCGCCGTGGCCCGGGAGGAGCTGGAGCAACTGGCACAGGAGGAGCACGAGAGCCGCGACTCGAAGCTGGAGGACTGCGCCCAGGCGCTCCGGCTGCTGCTGGAGCACGGGGTCGAGCCGGAGACGGGCTGGCAGGCGTGGCAGCTCGGCATGGTCCCCAACCGTCACGCCCGGGAAGTCATGGGTGTGTCCATATCCCCGCCGAGCCCTTGA
- a CDS encoding RAMP4 family protein yields the protein MMSATSTLAMTHFVSLADSFDKNKVTPGVLGFIVFAVIGGAVWLLMKSMNKRMKNVDFEEAPDPAAEQQPASSAKGAEGARPKAS from the coding sequence ATGATGAGCGCGACCAGCACCCTCGCCATGACGCACTTCGTCAGCCTTGCCGACAGCTTTGACAAGAACAAGGTGACTCCCGGCGTCCTTGGCTTCATCGTCTTCGCGGTCATCGGCGGTGCCGTCTGGCTGCTGATGAAGTCCATGAACAAGCGGATGAAGAACGTCGACTTCGAGGAGGCACCGGACCCCGCTGCCGAGCAGCAGCCGGCCTCCTCGGCGAAGGGCGCCGAGGGCGCGCGGCCCAAGGCGTCCTGA
- the mca gene encoding mycothiol conjugate amidase Mca: MTEQLRMMAVHAHPDDESSKGAATMAKYVSEGVDVLVVTCTGGERGSILNPKLQGDPYIEEHIHEVRKKEMDEAREILGVKQEWLGFVDSGLPEGDPLPPLPEGCFALQDVEEAAEPLVRLIREFKPQVITTYDENGGYPHPDHIMTHKITMVAFEAAGDASKYPDAGEPWQPLKLYYNQGFNRPRTTALHEALLERGMESPYGEWLERWKEFERRERTLTTFVPCADFFEIRDKALIAHATQIDPDGGWFRVPMDIQKEVWPTEEYELAKSLVGTSLPEDDLFAGIRNN; this comes from the coding sequence TTGACTGAGCAGTTGCGAATGATGGCGGTTCATGCGCACCCCGACGACGAGTCGAGCAAGGGCGCGGCCACCATGGCCAAGTACGTGTCCGAGGGGGTGGACGTGCTGGTCGTCACCTGCACGGGTGGGGAGCGCGGCTCCATCCTCAACCCCAAGCTCCAGGGTGATCCCTACATCGAGGAGCACATCCACGAGGTACGCAAGAAAGAGATGGACGAGGCCCGGGAGATCCTGGGCGTCAAGCAGGAGTGGCTGGGCTTCGTCGACTCCGGGCTGCCCGAGGGCGACCCGCTGCCGCCGCTGCCCGAGGGCTGCTTCGCGCTCCAGGACGTCGAGGAGGCGGCCGAGCCCCTGGTCCGGCTGATCCGTGAGTTCAAGCCGCAGGTCATCACGACCTACGACGAGAACGGCGGCTATCCGCACCCGGACCACATCATGACCCACAAGATCACCATGGTGGCCTTCGAAGCCGCCGGGGACGCGTCGAAGTACCCCGACGCCGGCGAGCCCTGGCAGCCGCTGAAGCTCTACTACAACCAGGGCTTCAACCGGCCGCGCACCACGGCGCTGCACGAGGCGCTGCTGGAGCGTGGCATGGAGTCGCCGTACGGGGAGTGGCTGGAGCGCTGGAAGGAATTCGAACGCCGTGAGCGCACCCTCACCACGTTCGTGCCCTGCGCCGACTTCTTCGAGATCCGCGACAAGGCGCTGATCGCCCACGCCACGCAGATCGACCCCGACGGCGGCTGGTTCCGCGTTCCCATGGACATCCAGAAGGAGGTCTGGCCGACGGAGGAATACGAGCTCGCCAAGTCATTGGTGGGAACTTCCCTCCCCGAGGACGACCTCTTCGCGGGCATCCGCAACAATTGA
- a CDS encoding DUF4307 domain-containing protein — protein sequence MAAVREGLPDGRYGRSSDQRADRKLKIIGSVLGVALLGVVGWAGASYISKQDLSGRVITWKAVSDHAVKVHLEIVKGTDDKGVCTLRSQAESGAEVGRKDVTVDQRTDQVDTEVTIRTTQRATNAVLVGCTSSDGG from the coding sequence ATGGCAGCGGTGCGCGAAGGACTCCCGGACGGACGTTACGGCCGCTCCTCCGACCAGCGCGCCGACCGCAAGCTGAAGATCATCGGGTCGGTGCTGGGGGTCGCGCTCCTCGGCGTGGTGGGCTGGGCCGGAGCCTCGTACATCTCCAAGCAGGACCTCAGCGGCCGGGTGATCACCTGGAAAGCGGTCTCGGACCACGCCGTCAAGGTGCATCTGGAGATCGTCAAGGGCACGGACGACAAGGGCGTGTGCACCTTGCGCTCGCAGGCCGAGAGCGGCGCCGAGGTCGGGCGCAAGGACGTCACCGTCGACCAGCGCACGGACCAGGTCGACACCGAGGTCACGATCCGTACGACGCAGCGGGCGACCAATGCCGTGCTGGTGGGCTGCACCTCCTCCGACGGCGGCTGA